A window of Streptomyces sp. SAI-127 contains these coding sequences:
- a CDS encoding TetR/AcrR family transcriptional regulator — protein MPTSAPPSNRFERRRAETRGALIRAARQILAETGDTGASIQAIAERADVGFGSFYNHFESKTELFEAAVVDALEEFGQNFDERLAGLDDPAELVAAGFRLSARMADSHPELMQVLRRRGLGHLHSDNGLVRRALRDLEVGMASGRFTALDPAVALSALGGTLLSLVELRFARPDLDGDESAVNLAEMVLRMLGVPPDDAHEVARRPLPDAA, from the coding sequence ATGCCTACGTCAGCCCCGCCCAGCAACCGATTCGAGCGGCGCCGCGCGGAAACCCGTGGTGCCCTCATTCGCGCGGCCCGGCAGATACTCGCCGAGACCGGGGACACCGGCGCCAGCATCCAGGCGATCGCGGAGCGCGCCGACGTCGGATTCGGCTCCTTCTACAACCACTTCGAGTCGAAGACCGAGCTGTTCGAGGCGGCGGTGGTGGACGCCCTGGAGGAGTTCGGCCAGAACTTCGACGAGCGCCTGGCCGGGCTCGACGATCCGGCGGAACTCGTCGCGGCGGGCTTCCGGCTCAGCGCCCGCATGGCCGACTCGCACCCGGAGCTGATGCAGGTCCTACGCCGTCGCGGCCTCGGACACCTCCACTCGGACAACGGTCTGGTCCGGCGGGCACTGCGTGACCTCGAGGTCGGCATGGCCTCCGGCCGCTTCACCGCCCTCGACCCCGCGGTCGCCCTGTCCGCACTGGGCGGCACCCTGCTGTCCCTGGTGGAGCTCCGCTTCGCCCGCCCCGACCTGGACGGTGACGAGTCCGCGGTGAACCTGGCCGAGATGGTCCTGCGCATGCTGGGCGTGCCACCCGACGACGCCCACGAGGTCGCCCGACGCCCCCTTCCCGACGCGGCATGA
- a CDS encoding LacI family DNA-binding transcriptional regulator has protein sequence MGRRRPEAPTLEEVAAHARVGRGTVSRVINNAAGVKESTRRAVQQAIDELGYVPNLAARSLAGRRADAVALVMTEPDWRQFAEPFFSEIVTSLGDALTDTGMQLMLTLVRSDTERQRFLEYARGGRVDGVLLMSVHAGDPLPDMLAEARLPTVLLGRRSGDEYVSYVDMDNVGGARSAVSHLVQRGRRSIATITGPLDLHAAQCRLRGYEEALALAGLKVERSRVAESDFTAESGRRAMAELLERHPDVDGVLAASDTTAAGALEALRAAGRRVPEDVAVIGFDDFPLAQRTEPRLTTVRQPIEEVGRAMIRLLLEEMEEGAVAWRHVILRTELVVREST, from the coding sequence ATGGGCAGGCGACGCCCGGAAGCACCGACGCTGGAGGAGGTCGCCGCCCACGCGAGAGTGGGACGAGGCACGGTCTCCCGCGTCATCAACAACGCCGCGGGCGTGAAGGAGTCGACGCGCCGGGCCGTGCAGCAGGCCATCGACGAACTCGGCTACGTACCCAATCTCGCGGCCCGTTCCCTGGCCGGGCGGCGGGCCGACGCCGTGGCCCTGGTCATGACGGAGCCGGACTGGCGGCAGTTCGCGGAGCCCTTCTTCTCCGAGATCGTCACCTCGCTCGGGGACGCCCTGACCGACACCGGCATGCAGTTGATGCTGACCCTGGTCCGCTCGGACACCGAACGGCAGCGCTTCCTCGAGTACGCGCGCGGCGGCCGGGTCGACGGCGTCCTGCTGATGTCCGTGCACGCCGGCGATCCGCTGCCGGACATGCTCGCCGAGGCCCGGCTGCCGACGGTGCTGCTGGGGCGCCGCTCCGGAGACGAGTACGTCAGTTACGTCGACATGGACAACGTCGGCGGTGCGCGCAGCGCCGTCTCCCACCTTGTGCAGCGGGGCCGCAGGAGCATTGCCACCATCACCGGGCCGCTCGATCTGCACGCCGCCCAGTGCCGGCTGCGCGGCTACGAAGAGGCCCTGGCACTGGCGGGCCTGAAGGTCGAGCGGTCCCGTGTCGCCGAAAGCGACTTCACGGCGGAGAGCGGGCGCCGCGCCATGGCCGAGCTCCTCGAACGGCATCCGGACGTCGACGGCGTCCTCGCCGCGTCGGACACCACAGCGGCGGGGGCCCTGGAGGCCCTGCGCGCGGCCGGACGCCGGGTGCCCGAGGACGTCGCCGTGATCGGCTTCGACGACTTTCCGCTGGCTCAGCGGACCGAACCACGGCTGACCACGGTGCGCCAGCCGATCGAAGAGGTCGGGCGGGCCATGATCCGACTGCTCCTGGAGGAGATGGAGGAGGGCGCCGTGGCCTGGCGTCACGTCATCCTCCGGACGGAGCTGGTGGTCCGCGAGTCGACCTGA
- a CDS encoding cellulose binding domain-containing protein, producing MRPSTHHARRARGLLGALLTSLVSLAALLTTAPVAQADTTICETFGTTTIQGRYVVQNNRWGTSATQCITATDSGFRITQADGSVPTNGAPKSYPSVYNGCHYTNCSPGTNLPAQLSTISTAPSSISFNYVNNAVYDAAYDIWLDPTPRTDGVNRTEIMIWFNKVGSVQPIGSPVGNANVGGRDWQVWSGNNGSNDVLSFVAPSAITSWNFDVMDFARQAVSRGIAQNNWYLTSVQAGFEPWQNGAGLAVTSFSSTVNKGTSGGPGTPGGSTACTVAYGTSTWQGGFTADVTITNTGTSPVSGWKLAFTLPSGQQITSAWNANLSGASGAVTASNVSHNSELAAGGRATFGFQGTSSGTFAKPSAFTLNGGACATV from the coding sequence ATGCGTCCTTCAACGCACCATGCCCGCCGTGCGCGTGGCCTGCTCGGCGCGCTGCTCACCTCGCTCGTCTCGCTCGCCGCGCTGCTGACCACCGCCCCCGTCGCGCAGGCCGACACCACGATCTGCGAGACCTTCGGTACGACCACCATCCAGGGTCGCTACGTGGTCCAGAACAACCGCTGGGGCACCAGCGCCACCCAGTGCATCACCGCGACCGACTCGGGATTCAGGATCACCCAGGCCGACGGATCCGTCCCGACGAACGGCGCCCCGAAGTCGTACCCGTCCGTCTACAACGGCTGCCACTACACCAACTGCTCTCCCGGCACCAACCTTCCCGCTCAGCTCAGCACCATCTCCACCGCGCCCTCGAGCATCTCCTTCAACTACGTCAACAACGCGGTGTACGACGCCGCGTACGACATCTGGCTCGACCCCACACCTCGCACCGACGGCGTGAACCGGACCGAGATCATGATCTGGTTCAACAAGGTCGGATCCGTCCAGCCCATCGGCTCCCCGGTCGGCAACGCCAATGTGGGCGGGCGCGACTGGCAGGTGTGGTCGGGCAACAACGGCTCGAACGACGTACTGTCCTTCGTCGCACCGTCTGCGATCACCAGCTGGAACTTCGACGTCATGGACTTCGCCCGGCAGGCCGTCTCCCGGGGAATCGCCCAGAACAACTGGTACCTGACGAGTGTTCAGGCCGGCTTCGAACCCTGGCAGAACGGCGCCGGCCTCGCCGTGACCTCGTTCTCCTCCACCGTCAACAAGGGCACCTCCGGCGGCCCCGGCACCCCCGGAGGCTCCACGGCCTGCACGGTGGCCTACGGGACCAGCACCTGGCAGGGCGGCTTCACCGCCGACGTCACCATCACCAACACCGGCACCTCTCCCGTCAGCGGCTGGAAGCTCGCGTTCACCCTCCCCTCCGGGCAGCAGATCACCAGCGCCTGGAACGCGAACCTCTCCGGGGCGTCAGGAGCGGTCACGGCGAGCAACGTGAGCCACAACAGCGAGCTGGCGGCCGGCGGCCGGGCGACCTTCGGGTTCCAGGGCACGTCCAGCGGGACCTTCGCCAAGCCCTCGGCCTTCACACTGAATGGCGGTGCCTGCGCCACTGTGTGA
- a CDS encoding toxin-antitoxin system HicB family antitoxin, giving the protein MDLTPYVDSLRRELAVAAEAGGDEARELAERLTAPLESATRLTMLNVLSAAMDEVTRELAPGSVDVRLRGLDPDFVVTPPPTYGGAPAEPAAPAEPFRAPVPADGDDGSTARVNLRLPAHLKTRAEEAATREGLSVNAWLVRAVAAAVDGGTRPRTTEKAQTVGQSFTGWVR; this is encoded by the coding sequence ATGGACCTCACCCCCTATGTCGACTCCCTCCGCCGCGAACTCGCGGTGGCCGCCGAAGCCGGCGGCGACGAAGCCCGAGAGCTGGCCGAGAGGCTCACCGCTCCCTTGGAGTCGGCGACTCGTCTGACCATGCTCAACGTGCTCTCCGCCGCGATGGACGAGGTCACCCGTGAACTCGCCCCCGGCTCGGTCGACGTACGGCTGCGCGGGCTCGACCCCGACTTCGTGGTGACACCGCCGCCCACCTATGGCGGCGCCCCCGCCGAGCCGGCCGCGCCCGCCGAACCGTTCAGGGCCCCGGTCCCGGCCGACGGCGACGACGGGAGCACCGCCCGCGTCAACCTGCGCCTGCCGGCCCACCTCAAGACGCGCGCCGAGGAGGCCGCGACCCGCGAGGGCCTGTCGGTCAACGCGTGGCTGGTGCGCGCTGTGGCGGCCGCGGTCGACGGCGGCACCCGGCCGCGTACGACGGAGAAGGCCCAGACCGTCGGACAGAGCTTCACGGGCTGGGTGCGCTAG